The Glycine soja cultivar W05 chromosome 15, ASM419377v2, whole genome shotgun sequence region tatctgaGTAGACACATACAACCTAGTCCATGTTCTAGGTAGCTTCTTTATTATACATTGAAGTAGGTAGTTTTTCACAGCAAATTCTCaaaatttctatgcaggtgtgtaaattgaattctttttatctctttcattttttctttctattacaCATAGGaaaattgtacaatgttcaCTGTGGAATGAAAATATATCAAACAATGTCAGAATATTCTTTTATTGGTGTTTGTTCATGTTTAACTTTATTCTACATTATctggctgattttttttttcgttgagATCGGGGTGTCCTTAATCGAAACCAGAACTAATTTCTTAAAACAATCTATTTAAGGAGATTATGGTTGTATTATATCTAGCTTAATCCATTTGCTACACCAATTTTGATTTTCTAAATTAGAAACCAATGCTAACTGaccaaattttctttaattgtaaaaatttatatagtaCTTTTCATATCAAAAAGAAGAATACCTCCATTTCGCAAATAAATTGGTTATTGGCGTACgttgaataaaaatatgattataacCCTTTGTGGAGGTTCACGATTGTGTTTGgcctctattattttttttttattgggactctattttttatacacttttgttaattcttttgatatttttataaaaataattatatttaatacttttttattcaaCAAGATAGAATATTAGCAAAATAGTGTTGTAAGatgatttactttttaaaagaataaataacacATGAattctcattaaataaaaaaaaattattttttgaataatcatcttaaaattgatactaataataatttttaattaattcacaaTGTAATTTTTACAGTGCAATAGTGCTTGCTATCAACCTCTATTTAAGTAAGATTCATTCAAGGTTGGTACAATATGGAGTCCAACCCAATCTTATCAATTGATACACGCCGGCCTTGAAACAATTGGCCCAATtactgtataaaaaataattgggcCAATAtcaggttttttttattatgaccAATAACAGTTTAAACTACTGGAAAACGAAACCTATTAAGCCCGTTCCATTCTCCGCATTACCGCTCTCACCATTCTTCGCAGCAAACACGAAAAGGTTCTTTCTAACCTCCTCAGTCCTTATTCCACTTCAATCGCAATTATTTAATCTAACAAATAATTGAAATCGCGATTGATTGCAGTGATCGAGATGCTGGGGAAGACGAGGAAGGTTTCGGCGCGTGGCGAAGCCGTGGCGGCGAACTACGCCTTCGGTCCCTCCGAAGATGACGTAATCATCAAACACAGGCTTCTCAcgcgcaccaccaccaccagggGTGACCCTCCCTTGAAGAAGCTTCAGAAGAAGTTCACCACGTTCGTCTCCGAAGTCGACAAAGACGAAGACATCAACTACAACGACTGCGAGAAGCTGGCTAGAGCGTTTCTGCAGGAGCTGACGACATTCGAAATTCCGCTTCTGAAGAGCAAGGCGATTGTGGAGGCGAACGTTAGGGAGAAGGAGAACTTCAACGAGTTGAAGGAGGAAATGAATCGCCAGATCCTGCTGGCGCAGTCCGACATTGAGGATCTCAAGAAGCAGCTTGAGGAGAGCAAGGTTGAGAGGAGGCACAAGGAGGAGTGCGAGGCTATTAGGAAGTTGATTGCCATGCAGCCCCCGAGATCCGAGACAATGAAGGTTATTTCGGAGTTGGAGAAGGAAATTGCCGCGTTGGATGCCGAGAACACGGCTGGTTCGAGGTTGTTGGAGCTCAGGAAGAAGCAATTTGCGCTGTTGTTACATGTGGTATGAACAATTCTGAAGTCTGCTTATACTGTTATGATATGTATGATTGTTCTAGTCTCTTTCTGAAATGTTGTGCTAGTTTAGATGCTCGATCTTGTTAAATTAGGTCTAGAGAATGCAACCTTTGTTATGAATTGTGTGATTATAATGAGAAGGGATTATTGAAAATTGACTACACTACATATTAGTCTGTTATTTTGATTATGATTCAAATGACAACAATATTCAGTGTGAAAAACTACGCTTGCTGAAAATGTAACTGCCTCATTCAATTCAATAGTCATTGCATTCTTATTCTTACTAGTTACAAATAGTATGTTAAGAAATTACATGCTATTCTTTGAGGCGGTAGGGGGACATGTATAGGTGTAGCTTGTTTAGTTTGGATCTGATTTTTAGAATTAGAACTCATTTTGCAAGTGAATAGCCTGGATTAAAGCAGGTGGATGGAGAAACAGAGAAGTGGAGAGAAAATGAAGCAGCAAAAAGAATGTAAAAATAGATATAGAGGACATTATGTAAACAGTAAAATAAACAAAGCGTGTGGGGTAAGATAATATGCCCTTGAGCTCACATCTAAGACATGTTTGCAAAAGGTTTGAAATGGGAAGGGTGGGCCTGGCACTAATTTTGGGTCAGTAGTGACTGGATTAGGAATGGATGGTTTGGGGAAGACAAATGAGTTACTTGTGCAAATGGACAGCTGGCAACATGGAGTGAAGAAGGAATAATTGAGGAAGATTTGTCTAAGAGGGAGGGGGTGAGGGGCTGAGTGAGGGTAGACAATCATTATGTAGTAAAATTAAGGAGAGAGGGTTTGGGTGGCTGTATTCACTGGCACCTGGGGAAACCATTGTGTCTCTGTTTAGGTTTTACTATTTTCTTACTGTTTTCTACAGTTTTCTGCATTTGTATTTCAATAAACCAGACGACTACCTCTGCATTTCAAGGAGCTAGTCCCCTAATATTATTAGTTGGTTTTCAGTCTGTAACATAAGTCCAAGTTTGACACGCCTGAAGACTAAAATGTGTCTTAAACTCAGAAAATCAATGTATTTGAAAGGGATAGTTTAAGCTTATAAAACAGTGTTTGAGGGTTATTTGATTGGGGCATTCAACAATTACATTGATGATTAGGATGACATTGTCTAACATATACATACATTAGCAGGTCTGGCCAGAACAAgttgtaaattgtaatttttaaatttatcatgtaaaatATGCTGATAATGAAATCATTCTgcaatattttctctttggagTTTATTACTCAGGACTTAAGTGTGAATGTCTTTTAATTCTCTATTTTCCCTTGGTATTAAATTGTGACCATGCATGTGTTTTTCTCCAAAAATGACCCATATTCAGCATTTTGAAAGAGTTCCAATCTCTCATTCTCATTCTTGATACATTTCAGTTATTGCCTGTTgccttttcttgtttttatttattgactTATGGAATGAAAGATTTATATCTCTGTTATGCTAACTTTATTGGCAGTGCAAACCGATGATACACTTGAATTTAATGAGTCTATAGTGTTTCAGCGAGGCTCTTTTGTTCAGGAATTTCTCTATAAGTTTGGTATTTCTATTTGTCTATTTTTTCCCATGTCACATGAACTTTGTTCTTCAGTATGTTGTGTTTCATAGCTGTATCTTTTATGAACTGTAACCATTGTGATTTCCAAAATTCTGACAGGTGTATATCTAGTTCAATATCTGTAATTGTTAACCGTTACTTGACATAAGACTATTGTCAGTGATATTGTCTGTTGTCCTCACCGCCAATGTTTAACTGTTGATGTTAATATGTATTCTGCTTCCTATCCTTCCTGCAGGTGGATGAGTTGCAGAAcacaatagaggaagagcaaaAGAGCCTTGTCGAGGAGATGAGAATGGCAACGGAGGAGCTTAAGAATGGGATGGTAGACACAAATGGGGGGGCCGAAGCAATGGCAATTGACCAGTAACTAGATTGAATATCAGTCTTCCTGTTGTAACATTTCTTACAtctcaatcatgttttttttttctatagtgAGTAGGAAACATACGAAAATGAAACATCAGTATTATGCTAGTGCTTAGACCTTAGTAAAACTAATGcattttccctaaaaaaaatggaaatactAAATGCATTTCGATTGGATTTTTGTATCAAATTTTGTCTAGCCATTCCTTCATTATAGTTAGGTTTTGTCCActccatattttcttttttatttgtatgagTGTACCTCT contains the following coding sequences:
- the LOC114388695 gene encoding THO complex subunit 7A-like; the protein is MLGKTRKVSARGEAVAANYAFGPSEDDVIIKHRLLTRTTTTRGDPPLKKLQKKFTTFVSEVDKDEDINYNDCEKLARAFLQELTTFEIPLLKSKAIVEANVREKENFNELKEEMNRQILLAQSDIEDLKKQLEESKVERRHKEECEAIRKLIAMQPPRSETMKVISELEKEIAALDAENTAGSRLLELRKKQFALLLHVVDELQNTIEEEQKSLVEEMRMATEELKNGMVDTNGGAEAMAIDQ